The following are encoded in a window of Ruminiclostridium herbifermentans genomic DNA:
- the istA gene encoding IS21 family transposase: MIIKSSIITDLNIQTVKDLYKLKPFMEDTTLKVNKSQIARELDVDRRTVDKYINGFHKAKSRECVNCITAYYDIIAELLSDNSQQIFYYRRVLWQYLVDNHSYEGSYVNFCYYLRKYPELDSYFKKSRPSNANNVTIRYETGMGQQAQLDWKESIRFTLSTGEIIEVNIFVLLLSYSRFRVYRVSLSKTQDILFSFLDDAFNTFGGVPSVIVTDNMKTVMDEPRTEYTEGKINIKFKQFADDYGFKVHPCIAGRPRTKAKVEAPMKLLDEIRAYNGKLDYKELNELVTRINNRVNMQVNQGTGRIPLMYFNKEKAFLGSLPADTIRKPYQITPHKVKVNSSSMFNHNECQYSVPPEYIGKTLTLQVYDGYIHVYYNMELITIHTLSKKKLNYFTEHYTAIARKSHAFKEENINERAKENLQVIGEVYSYE, translated from the coding sequence ATGATTATCAAAAGTAGTATCATAACAGATTTAAATATTCAAACTGTCAAGGATCTTTATAAGTTAAAACCATTTATGGAGGACACAACATTGAAGGTTAATAAAAGCCAGATCGCAAGGGAACTTGATGTCGATAGGCGTACAGTTGATAAATACATTAATGGCTTTCATAAGGCCAAATCCAGAGAATGCGTGAATTGTATCACTGCTTACTATGACATTATCGCAGAGCTTCTATCTGATAACAGCCAGCAGATATTTTATTACAGAAGAGTTTTATGGCAATACCTAGTAGACAATCATTCTTATGAAGGGTCTTATGTGAATTTCTGCTACTATCTAAGAAAATATCCTGAACTAGACTCATATTTCAAAAAAAGCAGACCTTCAAACGCAAATAACGTAACCATACGTTATGAAACAGGAATGGGTCAACAAGCACAACTAGACTGGAAAGAGTCTATACGATTTACTCTTTCAACAGGTGAAATAATAGAAGTAAACATATTTGTATTATTGCTGTCATACTCACGTTTTAGAGTATACAGGGTATCTCTATCAAAAACACAGGACATATTATTTTCATTCCTTGATGATGCGTTTAACACGTTTGGAGGTGTTCCAAGTGTGATTGTCACCGATAATATGAAAACAGTTATGGATGAGCCAAGAACAGAGTATACAGAAGGGAAAATAAATATAAAATTTAAGCAGTTTGCGGATGATTATGGTTTTAAGGTGCACCCTTGTATTGCAGGAAGACCAAGAACAAAAGCCAAAGTAGAAGCACCAATGAAACTACTTGATGAGATAAGAGCCTACAATGGAAAACTTGATTACAAGGAACTTAATGAGTTGGTCACACGAATAAATAACAGAGTAAACATGCAGGTAAATCAAGGTACAGGTCGTATTCCATTAATGTATTTCAACAAGGAAAAAGCTTTCTTAGGAAGCTTACCAGCCGATACCATAAGAAAGCCTTATCAAATAACTCCACATAAAGTAAAAGTAAATTCATCCAGCATGTTCAACCATAATGAATGCCAGTATTCTGTACCACCAGAATACATTGGAAAAACTCTTACTTTACAAGTGTATGATGGTTACATACATGTTTATTATAACATGGAATTAATAACTATCCATACCCTTAGTAAAAAGAAACTAAATTATTTTACAGAACACTATACTGCTATAGCAAGAAAATCGCATGCATTTAAGGAAGAAAATATAAATGAGCGGGCAAAAGAAAACTTACAGGTTATAGGAGAAGTATATAGTTATGAATAA
- a CDS encoding DUF6076 domain-containing protein yields the protein MAYSFKVYISDGKEYFEYGDGQKTIKKSFAFSQSLMDILYLDIWSHSELFNRMGENLYSLYPDKDPKLVEEIKDDLNTLSKVHVYFEFLRLEWLDKLEQAEKQGFKDVLDLLPRKKLTHLPMNLSTMQRELMALWNHVLDILSPDEPIQKKMVDYYSPKKYRKPVNPGVFEFQPLRISFEAVDSMTFTEVLYPKSIYDIIDFFVRECIKREVRFRVCKHCNQFFALTGHINTEYCDRPFDSAGHTCKEMGALRLWEKKKADTPALKAYSKAYKKRFAWIKYGKIPKEAFYEWAEKAREKRELCLKGGMTLEEFRAWLDD from the coding sequence ATGGCGTACAGCTTTAAAGTCTATATATCCGATGGAAAAGAATATTTTGAATATGGAGACGGACAGAAGACAATAAAAAAGAGCTTCGCATTTTCGCAAAGCCTGATGGATATTCTATACCTTGACATTTGGTCTCATAGTGAGTTATTTAATCGGATGGGGGAAAACCTTTATAGCCTGTATCCCGATAAAGACCCGAAACTGGTGGAGGAAATTAAGGATGATTTAAACACGCTTTCAAAAGTACATGTCTATTTTGAATTCCTGCGCCTGGAATGGCTGGACAAGCTGGAACAAGCCGAAAAACAAGGCTTTAAAGATGTTCTGGATTTGCTTCCCCGCAAGAAGCTAACCCACCTGCCCATGAACCTTTCCACCATGCAGCGGGAGCTTATGGCTTTATGGAACCATGTGCTGGATATCCTCTCTCCCGATGAGCCGATTCAAAAGAAAATGGTGGATTACTATAGTCCCAAAAAGTATAGAAAACCGGTCAATCCGGGGGTGTTTGAATTTCAGCCCCTGCGCATAAGCTTTGAAGCGGTTGATTCAATGACCTTTACCGAAGTCCTGTACCCGAAAAGCATTTACGATATCATTGATTTTTTTGTGCGCGAATGTATTAAACGGGAGGTACGATTCCGTGTCTGCAAGCACTGTAATCAATTCTTTGCCCTGACCGGACACATCAATACGGAATACTGCGACAGGCCCTTTGACAGCGCCGGACACACCTGTAAGGAAATGGGGGCGCTTCGCTTATGGGAGAAGAAGAAAGCCGACACACCGGCTTTAAAAGCATACAGTAAAGCCTACAAGAAACGGTTTGCATGGATTAAGTACGGAAAAATACCGAAAGAAGCTTTTTACGAATGGGCAGAAAAAGCAAGAGAGAAACGGGAGTTGTGTTTAAAAGGCGGCATGACGCTGGAGGAATTTCGGGCATGGCTAGATGATTAA